One window of Phycisphaeraceae bacterium genomic DNA carries:
- the mnmG gene encoding tRNA uridine-5-carboxymethylaminomethyl(34) synthesis enzyme MnmG, translating to MVGRHSVIVIGGGHAGVEAAWAAANLLPVRPGEPPTVALVTADPTKIGVMSCNPAIGGLAKGQIVREIDALGGLMGLATDATGIQFKVLNTSKGEAVHGPRAQCDKHAYARAVQALIASRPEIRVIAATVEHIQTDSDLVRGVEIQTSTGHQSLAADAIVLTTGTFMRALMHCGEHKAEGGRYGEHAAVGIAASLRRLGFELGRLKTGTPPRLRKGSIRWDDLPPQHGDTPPTPFSDLTADTTAPGWTVGDLALDRFPLLPQVECRQTSTNAAAHELIRANLHRAPMFSGQIESVGPRYCPSIEDKVVRFAERDTHGVFLEPESLEDDWIYCNGISTSLPADVQDAIVRAMPGCENAEILRYGYAVEYDMVRPHQIYATGMTKPVRGLFLAGQINGTSGYEEAAGQGLIAGTNAARLVRSEPEFMLGRDQAYIGVMMDDLVTKTPVEPYRMFTSRAEHRLLLRADNTADRLTPIAIDLGLLSSSSIGHHRQRVFRRRCDRLAQAQALIDATRLNGQSLDHVIRSSDLSVEELQSHLAGAHGSAASDLSIPVLRSVLADRRYAPLLNRQRAEIRRHAELESRRIPLGFDFTSCVALRNEARHALDRFRPATFGQAARLEGVTPADITLLSVLVERSRRAERPTHAPVRPRET from the coding sequence ATGGTGGGACGGCACTCCGTCATTGTCATCGGTGGGGGCCACGCCGGCGTCGAAGCCGCGTGGGCTGCTGCCAACCTGCTCCCGGTCCGTCCCGGTGAGCCGCCCACAGTCGCACTGGTCACTGCCGACCCAACCAAGATCGGCGTCATGTCCTGCAACCCCGCCATCGGCGGGCTCGCCAAGGGCCAGATCGTTCGAGAGATCGACGCCCTGGGCGGCCTCATGGGCCTCGCCACCGACGCCACCGGCATCCAGTTCAAGGTCCTCAACACCTCCAAGGGTGAAGCCGTCCACGGCCCGCGCGCCCAGTGCGACAAGCACGCCTACGCCCGCGCTGTCCAAGCCCTTATCGCCTCCCGTCCCGAGATCCGGGTCATCGCCGCGACCGTTGAGCACATCCAGACGGACAGCGACCTCGTCCGTGGCGTGGAGATCCAAACGTCCACGGGCCACCAATCCCTCGCAGCCGACGCGATCGTTCTCACCACCGGCACCTTCATGCGCGCCCTCATGCACTGCGGCGAGCACAAGGCCGAGGGCGGGCGCTACGGCGAGCACGCAGCGGTCGGCATCGCCGCATCCCTCCGCCGACTCGGCTTCGAACTCGGACGCCTGAAGACCGGCACACCGCCCCGCCTCCGCAAGGGCTCCATCCGCTGGGACGACCTCCCGCCCCAGCATGGCGACACCCCGCCCACACCCTTCAGCGATCTCACCGCCGACACCACCGCTCCCGGCTGGACAGTGGGGGACCTCGCCCTCGATCGCTTCCCCCTTCTCCCACAGGTCGAGTGCCGCCAGACCTCCACCAACGCCGCCGCCCACGAACTCATCCGCGCCAACCTCCACCGCGCTCCGATGTTCTCCGGACAGATCGAATCCGTAGGACCCCGCTACTGCCCCTCGATCGAAGACAAGGTTGTTCGATTCGCCGAACGCGACACGCACGGCGTCTTTCTTGAGCCCGAATCGCTCGAAGACGACTGGATCTACTGCAACGGCATCTCCACGAGTCTCCCCGCCGATGTGCAGGATGCAATTGTCCGCGCCATGCCCGGCTGCGAGAACGCCGAGATTCTCCGCTACGGCTACGCCGTCGAGTACGACATGGTCCGCCCCCATCAGATCTACGCGACCGGTATGACCAAACCCGTACGCGGGCTCTTCCTCGCAGGGCAGATCAACGGAACCAGCGGCTACGAAGAGGCCGCCGGCCAGGGCCTCATTGCCGGAACCAACGCCGCCCGCCTCGTCCGCAGCGAACCTGAGTTCATGCTCGGACGCGACCAGGCGTACATCGGTGTCATGATGGATGATCTGGTCACCAAGACCCCCGTCGAGCCCTATCGCATGTTCACAAGCCGCGCCGAGCACCGCCTCCTGCTCCGCGCCGACAACACCGCCGATCGTCTCACGCCCATCGCGATCGATCTCGGACTCCTCTCCTCGAGCAGCATCGGCCATCATCGCCAGCGGGTCTTCCGCCGCCGTTGCGATCGGCTCGCACAAGCCCAAGCCCTGATCGACGCCACTCGCTTGAATGGTCAGTCGCTCGACCATGTCATCCGCTCATCGGATCTCTCTGTTGAAGAACTCCAGTCACACCTCGCCGGCGCACACGGTTCGGCCGCGTCCGATCTTTCCATACCCGTGCTCCGCTCGGTTCTTGCCGACCGCCGCTACGCCCCCCTGCTGAACCGCCAGCGAGCCGAGATCCGGCGTCACGCCGAACTCGAATCGCGACGCATCCCTCTCGGCTTTGATTTCACGTCCTGCGTCGCACTCCGCAACGAGGCCCGCCACGCGCTGGACCGCTTCCGCCCGGCCACCTTCGGACAGGCCGCACGCCTCGAAGGCGTCACTCCCGCCGATATCACACTCCTCTCCGTGCTCGTCGAACGCTCCCGCCGCGCCGAACGCCCCACCCACGCTCCCGTGAGGCCGCGCGAAACATGA
- a CDS encoding WG repeat-containing protein, protein MSRVHRKAFLGLALVSAAASSILVRECRSERLPMVPVYWRASDLVPPGDLSPDDLFQVNVNGLTGYIDRTGSMRITPRFEHASPFSEGLAWASRDGLYGYIDTKGEWVIQPSYTLAQHFSHGLAPVRNAGGLHGYIRPDGSWAIEPQFESARSFNTDGGLSSERSRSRADFSRSSMQNRQATGPIGGSTPLVERSRHASIHTIRQSNPAASVSNGKEVASAMWITQDNSSFNPCSQRPASSQRVWRPSEPSAASGVASMPPGTGSSNRNGTGHTASKTACAK, encoded by the coding sequence ATGTCACGCGTCCATCGAAAGGCATTCTTGGGCCTTGCTCTTGTGTCGGCAGCGGCGAGCTCCATTCTCGTACGCGAATGTCGGAGCGAGCGACTCCCGATGGTGCCGGTGTACTGGCGAGCGTCGGACTTGGTACCGCCCGGCGATCTGTCGCCTGACGACCTCTTCCAGGTCAACGTGAATGGTCTCACTGGCTACATCGATCGAACCGGGTCGATGCGGATCACACCCCGATTTGAGCACGCGAGCCCCTTCTCAGAGGGGCTCGCGTGGGCCTCGCGAGACGGCCTGTATGGCTACATCGACACGAAGGGCGAGTGGGTGATCCAGCCCTCGTATACATTGGCGCAGCACTTCTCGCACGGCCTCGCCCCCGTCCGCAACGCAGGCGGGTTGCACGGCTATATCCGCCCGGACGGCTCGTGGGCGATCGAGCCGCAGTTCGAGAGCGCGAGGAGCTTCAACACCGACGGTGGGCTCTCGTCGGAAAGATCTCGCTCAAGGGCAGATTTCTCTCGATCCTCGATGCAGAATCGGCAAGCGACTGGACCTATTGGTGGATCGACACCTCTGGTCGAAAGGTCGCGACATGCCTCGATCCATACAATCCGTCAGTCGAACCCGGCGGCCTCGGTCTCAAATGGGAAGGAGGTGGCGTCGGCTATGTGGATCACACAGGACAATTCGTCATTCAACCCGTGTTCGCAGAGGCCGGCCAGTTCTCAGAGGGTGTGGCGCCCGTCAGAGCCGTCGGCGGCAAGTGGGGTTGCATCGATGCCGCCGGGAACTGGGTCATCGAACCGAAATGGGACTGGGCATACGGCTTCAAAAACGGCTTGTGCGAAGTGA